The proteins below are encoded in one region of Prosthecobacter dejongeii:
- a CDS encoding CPBP family glutamic-type intramembrane protease gives MQAANASPPSALPRLLLYLAAVMLGGALLAPLLFDLGQWAKGWLTGTPSGLGQWLLAEIQRAHFSRYFNRAVLLCAIVFILPLLRAVQLDRHLLPTWQPVGRGIAQWALGFTLAAGLLLALGFLFLKMGAYQLRPRPDWFKFGEPLTAALGAGIVEEFFFRGLLLGLLLRSMSIPRALWVGTFIFAIVHFMKPPEGWQIADADVTWTSGFLVLRQIAAGFGDVDFLLAEFATLFAVGWVLAQARLKTSALWLGIGLHGGWVFGLKYFSALTRSQPGWLPWIGSNLKIGLLPLLVVLLTGWLALRCLPRPPCTPKE, from the coding sequence ATGCAAGCTGCCAACGCCAGCCCCCCCTCCGCCCTGCCCCGGCTCCTGCTCTACCTCGCCGCCGTCATGCTGGGAGGTGCCCTGCTAGCCCCGCTGCTTTTTGACCTTGGCCAATGGGCCAAAGGCTGGCTCACCGGCACCCCCAGCGGCCTCGGCCAGTGGCTGCTGGCAGAAATCCAGCGTGCCCACTTTTCCCGCTACTTTAACCGCGCCGTCCTCCTCTGCGCCATCGTCTTCATCCTCCCCCTCCTACGCGCCGTGCAGCTAGACCGCCACCTGCTGCCCACCTGGCAGCCCGTGGGCCGTGGCATCGCCCAGTGGGCGCTCGGCTTCACCCTCGCCGCTGGCCTCCTGCTCGCCCTCGGCTTCCTCTTTCTGAAAATGGGTGCCTACCAGCTCCGTCCGCGGCCTGATTGGTTTAAATTTGGCGAGCCCCTCACCGCCGCCCTCGGTGCCGGCATCGTGGAGGAGTTTTTCTTTCGCGGCCTCCTCCTAGGCCTCCTCCTCCGCAGCATGTCCATCCCCCGCGCCCTCTGGGTGGGCACCTTCATCTTCGCCATCGTCCACTTCATGAAACCGCCGGAAGGGTGGCAGATCGCCGATGCCGACGTCACCTGGACCAGCGGCTTCCTCGTCCTGCGTCAGATCGCCGCCGGGTTTGGCGATGTGGACTTCCTCCTGGCCGAATTTGCCACCCTCTTCGCCGTCGGCTGGGTGCTGGCCCAGGCGCGCCTGAAAACCAGCGCCCTCTGGCTCGGCATCGGCCTGCATGGCGGCTGGGTCTTCGGGCTCAAATACTTCAGCGCCCTCACCCGCAGCCAGCCCGGCTGGCTACCCTGGATCGGCAGCAATCTCAAAATCGGCCTCCTCCCCCTCCTCGTCGTCCTCCTCACCGGCTGGCTCGCCCTCCGCTGCCTGCCCCGCCCCCCTTGCACGCCCAAGGAGTGA
- the pbpC gene encoding penicillin-binding protein 1C has product MRKSSLPRSKKQGFKKLLVRLGIVFLGVLGLGGALEIAIRTAPLPPSLQSSLVSTPVVLDCHGTVMAELPGREARLQFPVSAGALSPWLIRATIGLEDRRFYQHSGIDVPAIGIAFFRNLRSGRIMAGASTLTQQLIKNSQPPQPRTWGRKLREALAALRLEREWTKEQILTRYLNQVSYGNRFHGAEAAARQYFGKSAASLTAPEALFLAALPRAPTRYNPWRHPAEAGQRYQFALGRLQDAGVLTAAEREQWRTPPTVLPRQPTVILASHFVQHLQRQHPHLAGTVRTTLDLSLQARVESIVARHLRRLTLHQARDAAVLVLNHQTGAIRAWVSASLSKTGQGQINGVTLPRSAGSILKPFLYLQALDRRLITAATLLPDTPDAIRSEYVDYDPKNYDQRFWGPVRMREALANSLNVPAVLTLARVGARAALNGLHDAGIHTARGLEDYGAGLILGNAEVRMLDVTAAFGTFANHGTLSQPVCLQGESPRHRVIASPSAADILADVLSDNDARRKSFGPFTPLAFENRRIACKTGTSSGFRDAWTLGATAQHCVGVWIGNFSGAPMRELASVTGPAPLWRDIMNQVLTLDPSLPPLVESAALRPREICAVTGLLPTAASPSRVQEWFLPGTEPEADADSYYQARPNGPPQLTLPSTYELWCASSHNYLGAAVSAGEPLNIVSPRQGAQFIIDPHLPRSRQKLELRAIGAQGQPLEWWLNHAPLATSPPGQTLTWPLVRGAHHLEVRCGPEKATVTFTVGDP; this is encoded by the coding sequence ATGCGAAAGTCCTCGCTGCCCAGGAGTAAAAAACAGGGTTTTAAAAAACTCTTGGTTAGGCTAGGTATCGTTTTTCTAGGCGTCCTTGGGCTGGGGGGCGCTTTGGAAATCGCCATTCGCACCGCTCCCCTGCCGCCTTCTTTGCAGTCCAGCCTAGTCAGCACCCCCGTCGTGCTGGACTGCCACGGGACCGTGATGGCAGAGCTGCCTGGCAGGGAGGCCCGGCTGCAATTTCCCGTCTCGGCAGGTGCCCTCAGCCCATGGCTCATACGCGCCACCATCGGGCTAGAGGATCGGCGGTTTTACCAGCACAGCGGCATTGATGTGCCCGCCATTGGCATCGCCTTTTTCCGCAATCTCCGCAGCGGGCGCATCATGGCGGGCGCTTCCACTTTAACTCAGCAGTTGATCAAAAACTCCCAGCCCCCGCAGCCGCGCACCTGGGGGCGTAAACTGCGCGAGGCCCTGGCTGCCCTGCGGCTGGAGCGGGAGTGGACCAAGGAGCAGATCCTCACGCGCTACCTTAACCAAGTCAGTTATGGAAATCGCTTCCATGGGGCTGAGGCCGCGGCCCGCCAGTACTTTGGCAAAAGTGCAGCCAGCCTCACCGCCCCAGAGGCCCTTTTCCTGGCGGCTCTGCCGCGTGCCCCCACCCGCTACAACCCGTGGAGGCACCCTGCTGAGGCGGGCCAGCGTTACCAGTTTGCCCTGGGCCGACTGCAAGATGCCGGGGTGCTCACGGCTGCGGAGCGGGAGCAATGGCGCACTCCTCCCACCGTCCTGCCGCGCCAGCCTACGGTGATTTTAGCGTCCCACTTCGTCCAGCATCTCCAGCGCCAGCACCCTCACCTGGCAGGGACGGTGCGCACCACGCTCGACTTATCCCTGCAAGCGCGGGTGGAATCCATCGTGGCCCGCCACCTCCGGCGGCTCACCCTTCATCAGGCACGGGATGCGGCGGTGCTGGTGCTCAATCACCAGACAGGGGCCATTCGTGCTTGGGTTAGCGCCTCCCTTTCCAAGACTGGCCAGGGACAGATCAATGGGGTGACACTGCCGCGCTCTGCGGGGTCTATCCTCAAGCCCTTCCTTTATCTCCAGGCCCTGGATCGTCGTTTGATCACTGCCGCCACGCTGCTGCCAGATACTCCAGATGCCATCCGCTCCGAGTATGTGGACTACGACCCCAAAAACTATGATCAGCGTTTCTGGGGCCCCGTGCGCATGCGTGAGGCCTTGGCCAATTCTCTCAATGTGCCTGCTGTCCTTACCTTGGCCCGTGTCGGCGCGAGGGCCGCTCTCAATGGTCTGCATGATGCGGGCATCCACACGGCGCGAGGGCTGGAGGACTACGGCGCAGGCCTCATTTTGGGCAATGCAGAGGTCCGCATGCTGGATGTCACCGCCGCCTTCGGCACCTTTGCCAATCACGGCACCCTCAGCCAACCCGTTTGCCTCCAGGGCGAGAGCCCACGCCATCGCGTGATCGCCTCACCCTCAGCCGCTGACATCCTTGCCGATGTTCTCAGTGACAACGATGCTCGCAGAAAATCCTTCGGCCCCTTCACCCCCCTCGCTTTTGAAAACCGCCGCATTGCCTGCAAAACCGGCACCAGCTCCGGCTTTCGCGATGCCTGGACCCTCGGTGCCACGGCCCAGCACTGTGTCGGCGTGTGGATCGGCAACTTTTCTGGGGCCCCCATGCGAGAGCTGGCCTCCGTCACCGGGCCTGCTCCCCTCTGGCGTGACATCATGAATCAAGTCCTCACGCTTGATCCCAGCCTCCCCCCACTCGTCGAATCCGCCGCCCTCCGCCCCCGGGAAATCTGCGCCGTCACCGGCCTTCTCCCCACCGCCGCCAGCCCCTCCCGCGTCCAGGAATGGTTCCTCCCCGGCACCGAGCCTGAAGCCGATGCCGACAGCTACTACCAGGCCCGTCCCAATGGCCCACCGCAGCTCACCCTCCCCAGCACCTATGAACTCTGGTGCGCCAGCAGTCACAATTACCTCGGTGCCGCCGTCAGCGCCGGAGAACCCCTAAACATCGTCTCCCCCCGGCAAGGTGCCCAGTTCATCATCGATCCTCACCTCCCTCGCAGCCGTCAAAAATTGGAACTCCGCGCCATCGGTGCTCAGGGGCAGCCTCTCGAGTGGTGGCTCAATCACGCCCCCCTAGCCACCAGCCCACCTGGGCAAACCCTCACCTGGCCCCTGGTCAGAGGCGCTCACCACCTCGAAGTCCGCTGCGGCCCCGAAAAAGCCACCGTCACCTTCACCGTCGGAGACCCCTAA
- a CDS encoding right-handed parallel beta-helix repeat-containing protein, with protein sequence MTTLAAAGEIKHAGPQDYRKVLGSLAPGDTLVLAAGVYSRGLPVTDCHGRADAWITIQGPEQGIAEIRQTQNANCVELRQCSYVALKKLSILGEGPTGIPGVFGISAQGGLKNLVHHILIEDCIISDWNTSQQAVGISTKTPTWDWIIRRNIIRHCGTGLYLGNSDGTAPFVHGIIENNLVHDPIGYCMEIKYQKAYPDLPGLPTTACSTLIRHNVFLKNDQPSPDGNRPNLLVGGFPDSGPGSMNLYEIYGNFIWHNPRESLLRASGRVSIHDNVLGDCPAAQHEAITLRNHDLPLKLAHVYHNTIYAAARGIRVGSKTQEGQAIVGNVIFATEPLVDQAKPNASENVTAPVEAAGEHLIHPSLTLGQLDLRPRPGHCEGPPLDLTPFRGETDHDQDFEGEPKSSTRGAYAGGKPSTPWRLQKAIKN encoded by the coding sequence ATGACCACCTTGGCTGCTGCCGGGGAAATCAAACACGCGGGACCGCAAGATTATCGCAAGGTTCTGGGCAGCCTAGCGCCAGGAGACACGCTGGTTTTAGCCGCAGGGGTTTACAGCCGTGGACTGCCCGTCACTGATTGCCACGGCAGGGCCGATGCGTGGATCACCATCCAGGGGCCGGAACAAGGCATCGCTGAGATTCGCCAAACTCAAAACGCCAACTGCGTGGAGCTGCGCCAGTGCAGTTATGTGGCTTTGAAGAAGCTGTCCATCCTGGGTGAAGGCCCCACGGGTATCCCCGGGGTGTTCGGCATCAGCGCTCAGGGAGGGCTGAAAAACCTGGTTCATCACATCTTGATCGAAGACTGCATCATCAGTGATTGGAACACCTCCCAGCAAGCGGTGGGCATCTCCACCAAAACACCCACGTGGGACTGGATCATCCGGCGCAACATCATCCGCCACTGCGGGACCGGCCTGTATCTCGGTAATTCAGATGGCACCGCCCCTTTTGTACACGGCATCATTGAAAACAACCTCGTTCATGACCCCATCGGCTACTGCATGGAGATCAAATATCAAAAGGCCTATCCCGACCTGCCAGGTCTGCCCACCACCGCATGCAGCACGCTCATCCGGCACAATGTTTTCCTCAAGAATGATCAACCCAGTCCGGATGGAAATCGGCCTAACCTACTCGTCGGAGGCTTCCCAGACAGCGGTCCTGGCTCCATGAACCTTTATGAGATCTACGGCAACTTCATCTGGCACAATCCTCGCGAGTCTCTGCTGCGCGCCTCGGGCCGGGTCTCCATCCATGACAATGTCCTGGGAGATTGCCCCGCCGCGCAGCATGAAGCCATCACCCTACGCAATCATGATCTGCCATTGAAGCTGGCGCATGTTTATCACAATACGATTTATGCCGCCGCGCGCGGCATCCGGGTCGGCAGCAAGACCCAGGAGGGCCAAGCCATTGTGGGCAACGTGATTTTCGCCACCGAACCGCTGGTGGATCAGGCGAAGCCGAACGCCTCTGAAAATGTTACCGCGCCCGTTGAGGCAGCCGGAGAACACCTCATCCATCCGTCCCTGACTCTTGGTCAACTCGACCTCCGTCCCCGCCCCGGCCACTGCGAAGGCCCACCTCTGGACCTCACTCCGTTTCGCGGTGAGACCGATCACGACCAGGACTTTGAAGGAGAACCGAAAAGCAGCACGCGAGGGGCTTATGCCGGGGGGAAGCCTTCCACCCCTTGGAGGCTTCAAAAAGCGATCAAGAACTAA
- a CDS encoding transposase, with the protein MKTTRMLDSQGHAMEQQLVGINAKTAPYPAARSWSGGRRRVVGKGPLESYCYHVMSRTCGGEVFFDDVEKEALKRLMWRLADFSGVKLVTYCIMGNHFHVLVEVPRREVWLQRFAGPAGEEKLFEHLRLLYSKTYLAFLREEFAELRRLGLEARVQEKLEALYKRFCDLSLYVKEVKERFSRWFNKRRGRRGTLWMDRFKSVMVESGGEALRTMAAYIDLNPVRAGLVEDPKDYRWCGYGEAVGGSRRAQRGLCKAVAKPVDGWVKQEAAKAYRCLLYASGREVRDTQNTNVVRPGVTAEEARKVLAEKGKLSPAELVRLRVRYFTDGLVLGSQAFVESVFEENRGWFGAKRKNGARKLSECAGNLFSLRRLRVRAVG; encoded by the coding sequence ATGAAAACCACCCGAATGCTTGATTCTCAGGGCCATGCGATGGAGCAGCAGCTTGTTGGGATCAATGCCAAGACGGCTCCTTATCCTGCGGCGCGTTCTTGGTCCGGCGGGCGCAGGCGGGTGGTGGGAAAGGGGCCCTTGGAAAGTTACTGTTACCACGTCATGTCACGCACCTGCGGTGGTGAGGTCTTTTTTGACGACGTTGAAAAGGAAGCGCTGAAGCGGCTGATGTGGCGGCTGGCGGACTTTTCAGGCGTGAAGCTGGTGACTTACTGCATCATGGGCAATCACTTCCATGTGTTGGTGGAGGTGCCTCGGCGTGAGGTATGGTTGCAGCGATTCGCAGGTCCCGCTGGTGAAGAAAAACTCTTCGAACATCTGCGCCTGCTTTACAGCAAGACCTACCTGGCCTTTCTGCGTGAGGAATTCGCGGAGCTGCGTCGCCTGGGACTGGAAGCCCGAGTGCAGGAGAAACTGGAAGCTCTCTACAAACGTTTTTGTGACCTCTCCCTTTACGTCAAGGAGGTCAAAGAACGCTTCAGCCGTTGGTTCAACAAACGCCGGGGCCGACGCGGCACGTTGTGGATGGATCGTTTCAAAAGCGTGATGGTGGAAAGTGGGGGCGAAGCACTGCGGACGATGGCGGCTTACATTGATCTGAACCCGGTGCGGGCGGGGCTGGTAGAAGATCCCAAAGACTACCGCTGGTGTGGGTATGGCGAGGCCGTGGGTGGTAGCCGGAGAGCCCAGCGTGGGCTGTGCAAAGCGGTGGCTAAACCTGTGGATGGTTGGGTGAAACAGGAGGCGGCGAAGGCCTACCGCTGCCTGTTGTATGCCAGTGGCAGGGAGGTGAGAGATACGCAAAACACAAACGTGGTTAGGCCGGGAGTGACAGCGGAGGAGGCGCGAAAAGTATTGGCCGAGAAGGGGAAACTGAGCCCTGCAGAACTGGTGAGGCTGCGGGTGCGTTACTTTACCGATGGGCTGGTGCTAGGAAGCCAGGCGTTTGTGGAGAGCGTGTTTGAAGAGAACCGGGGTTGGTTCGGCGCGAAGCGCAAAAACGGAGCGCGAAAGCTGAGCGAGTGCGCGGGGAATCTGTTTTCGCTGCGTCGCTTGCGAGTGCGTGCGGTGGGGTGA